One part of the Lycium ferocissimum isolate CSIRO_LF1 chromosome 8, AGI_CSIRO_Lferr_CH_V1, whole genome shotgun sequence genome encodes these proteins:
- the LOC132067138 gene encoding uncharacterized protein LOC132067138 has protein sequence MAELQPPDASITAVALPSVATTTTTTTPTTSIAPPPPPPSDNNPPTNNNNLNNNNSNPSLAPKRQRRPSVRLGEIGDSPSETHFRRAPTKTWRYHKDPTLAAKTSKTRPLTNLVNGGATDNNYDEDNSNYNLDLGNRKSKSRKPTKRVRTNWHSSTSAKFETPNGGEDNFFDNNDNEEFREFEPEGSESPVKEHSPVNSMEHMGLQYWDRRGIRTRVSESRDDLNNGGVHNEMNSGDKSIGVRDWLIGLGLGRYAPVFEIHEVDDEVLPMLTLEDLKDMGINAVGSRRKMFSAILKLRKGFS, from the coding sequence CAGCCGCCTGACGCCTCCATCACCGCCGTTGCTCTCCCTTCCGTTGCCACTACAACGACAACCACCACCCCGACAACATCTATAGCTCCACCACCACCTCCCCCATCCGATAATAACCctccaaccaacaacaacaaccttaataacaacaacagcaaccCCAGTTTGGCTCCTAAACGCCAACGCCGACCTAGTGTTCGATTAGGCGAGATCGGTGACTCACCTTCTGAAACTCACTTCCGTCGTGCCCCCACCAAAACCTGGCGTTATCACAAGGATCCCACTCTCGCTGCTAAAACTTCTAAAACCCGCCCTTTAACTAACCTCGTTAACGGTGGTGCCACCGATAATAATTATGACGAGGACAACAGCAATTACAATCTTGATTTGGGAAATCGCAAgtccaaatcaagaaaacccaccaAGAGAGTGAGGACAAATTGGCATTCCTCCACGTCAGCTAAGTTTGAGACGCCTAATGGAGGAGAAGACAACTTTTTCGATAACAACGATAACGAAGAGTTTAGGGAATTCGAGCCTGAGGGGTCTGAAAGCCCAGTGAAGGAGCACAGTCCAGTTAACTCTATGGAACATATGGGGCTTCAGTATTGGGATAGGAGAGGAATTAGGACTAGAGTTTCCGAGAGTAGAGATGACCTTAACAATGGTGGAGTTCATAACGAAATGAATTCTGGGGATAAAAGTATTGGAGTAAGGGATTGGTTGATTGGTTTGGGGTTAGGGAGATATGCTCCTGTTTTCGAGATACATGAGGTTGATGATGAGGTTTTGCCTATGTTGACTTTAGAGGATCTTAAGGATATGGGGATTAATGCTGTTGGTTCCAGGCGAAAAATGTTTAGTGCCATACTGAAGCTGCGAAAAGGGTTTTCGTGA